In one window of Leptospira sp. GIMC2001 DNA:
- a CDS encoding 7TM diverse intracellular signaling domain-containing protein — translation MAKLSHLFRYILIVLLCFANTKMFAQANPFIISSSSIEAGFGENCDYLDDADRLYTIDQVASSSFQESFRKIELSQPAFGYSHSAIWLRCSAQNNVPEEVDFFIEIPYPLLDDIRFFTPGRKGGFQESRSGDNYPFLQRSIVYRNFLFPITIKKNSSLSFYIRVTNGGALNIPLYAWSSDKLIEKIQIDQLILGVFFGIVIVMILYNGFLFSFIRELHYLYYVLFLCGWLLVMGTLNGISFQYLWPNSIWWANYNFPIAIFFTSVWALLFTRSILNTKEFTYFFDRILNSLVYVNAVGIAVPFIVDYIYSLRIALALVCVELVLILIVAIVVYRKEKVPAKYFLWSWTGFLAGILVYQMHSFGWLSQSNGIYWSIHIGASVEVILFALALADRINLIRRENESTQEEVIRMQKIAIENIKTTQKQQEHLIAINQEMKIAREIHQAILPQKIPKLPTLKITVCYEPKEEIGGDLYEFIEEENTGNLGVLVADVTGHGIPAAQVSSMVKAIFTFHKKWISKPDRLLREMNGTLLETHNNQMVTAAYLYIDTKTRLVNYANSGHPPLLVWRKKKMEVESYYPEGKILGWMDDSLNKADSIQLSKGDKIFLFTDGITDVRRSVGEVWGEENFSRFIRDHASLPTDDFVSELLQTLKNFSGLYNGFEDDLTLLILEF, via the coding sequence TTGGCTAAGTTGTCACATCTTTTTCGATATATACTGATTGTTCTTTTATGCTTTGCCAATACGAAAATGTTTGCGCAGGCGAATCCTTTTATTATTTCCAGTTCGTCGATTGAGGCGGGTTTTGGTGAGAACTGTGATTACTTAGATGATGCCGATCGTTTGTATACGATTGATCAAGTTGCATCTTCTTCTTTCCAAGAGTCATTTCGAAAAATTGAATTGAGTCAACCAGCTTTCGGATATTCGCACTCCGCAATATGGCTTCGTTGTTCTGCTCAGAACAATGTTCCCGAAGAAGTAGATTTTTTTATAGAGATCCCTTATCCACTTTTGGATGATATTCGATTCTTCACGCCAGGTAGAAAAGGAGGATTTCAAGAATCAAGATCTGGTGATAATTATCCTTTTCTGCAAAGAAGTATTGTTTATAGAAATTTTTTATTTCCAATCACTATCAAAAAAAATTCTAGCTTGAGTTTCTATATTCGTGTCACAAATGGCGGCGCTCTCAACATCCCACTCTATGCGTGGAGCAGCGACAAGCTCATTGAAAAGATCCAAATTGATCAGCTCATTCTTGGAGTCTTTTTTGGCATTGTCATTGTAATGATCCTATACAATGGCTTCTTGTTTAGTTTTATTCGAGAGCTTCATTATTTGTATTATGTTTTATTCCTCTGCGGTTGGTTACTTGTGATGGGTACTCTCAATGGAATTTCTTTTCAATATCTATGGCCCAATTCAATCTGGTGGGCAAATTATAATTTCCCTATAGCGATTTTTTTCACTTCTGTCTGGGCACTTTTGTTCACAAGATCTATATTAAATACGAAAGAATTTACTTATTTTTTCGATCGAATACTCAATTCATTAGTATATGTAAACGCTGTGGGAATTGCAGTTCCATTTATTGTAGATTACATCTACAGCTTAAGAATTGCACTCGCCCTTGTCTGCGTTGAGCTAGTTCTTATTCTTATCGTTGCTATAGTAGTTTATAGAAAAGAGAAAGTCCCAGCAAAATATTTCCTTTGGTCATGGACTGGTTTTCTTGCTGGAATTTTAGTTTATCAGATGCATTCTTTTGGATGGCTGTCACAATCCAATGGGATCTATTGGTCTATTCATATTGGTGCATCAGTCGAAGTCATATTATTTGCATTGGCTCTAGCTGATCGAATCAACCTAATTCGTAGAGAAAATGAATCAACTCAAGAAGAAGTCATCCGAATGCAAAAAATTGCAATCGAGAATATAAAAACAACTCAGAAACAACAAGAGCACCTAATTGCAATTAACCAGGAAATGAAGATCGCAAGAGAGATTCATCAAGCAATCCTTCCTCAGAAAATTCCCAAATTACCAACCCTCAAAATCACTGTCTGCTATGAACCAAAAGAAGAAATTGGTGGAGATTTATACGAATTCATCGAAGAAGAGAACACTGGAAACTTAGGCGTTCTCGTTGCCGATGTAACTGGACATGGAATTCCTGCAGCACAAGTGTCTTCGATGGTAAAAGCAATTTTTACCTTTCACAAAAAATGGATTAGCAAGCCCGATAGACTTCTCCGAGAAATGAACGGAACCTTACTGGAAACTCACAATAACCAAATGGTGACAGCTGCTTATCTCTATATCGATACCAAAACTCGCTTGGTCAATTATGCAAACTCTGGTCATCCACCTTTACTCGTCTGGCGTAAGAAGAAAATGGAAGTTGAGAGTTACTATCCTGAAGGTAAAATACTAGGTTGGATGGATGATTCCTTGAATAAGGCAGACAGCATTCAATTATCTAAAGGTGATAAGATTTTTCTTTTTACTGATGGAATAACAGATGTTCGGCGGTCGGTAGGTGAAGTATGGGGAGAAGAAAATTTTTCGCGGTTCATTAGAGATCATGCCTCCCTTCCAACCGATGACTTCGTAAGTGAACTCTTGCAAACTCTTAAGAATTTCTCTGGTCTTTACAATGGCTTTGAAGATGATCTAACTTTGCTAATTTTAGAATTTTAA
- a CDS encoding GH3 family domain-containing protein yields the protein MSSRFIRRLAIFAWKTLAKKNYTFFRNNIHNVQSIQNTNLKNLLVNSNNTAFSRDYDLNPKMNYREYSKQVPIQKYDDLKPYIERIMNGEQNALSKSKIRKINLTSGSSDASKLIPYTDYSAEEFAKSIGVWMYGLIEYRKLNVGGKFYFSITPSGMDSYNKNGVNVGFDNDSDYFGIIEKHISQLIMVTPDSISKIKDLNQVILYTVCYLLQTTDLVLISIWNPSFLQRILDYIFYNRKLVFQTMRIVFRDKISKRIQFIEQTLNNARKANEVDWLSIWPQLKIVSTWTENHAFPFFQNLKSYLPNVEFETKGVVATEGFISVPFYNSQNKPINLLSYTSHFYEFRNRKSEILLIDDLSIGDEVEVIMSLGNGFHRYAIGDWFRINAKIGNLPSMEFIGREEFISDLCGEKINENFLLINLVPKLKQLGILEKDFYIQGNIEYTKAYYNLCILSNAKFSQEKLLELSNLAERILQTNPHYKYARELNQLEKLRIKLIEFMEIAKTGRIATFKNRILRSPKNNQEIIE from the coding sequence ATGAGCAGTAGATTCATAAGAAGGCTTGCAATCTTCGCATGGAAGACTTTAGCAAAAAAAAATTATACTTTTTTTAGAAATAATATTCACAATGTACAATCTATTCAAAATACAAATCTCAAAAATCTACTTGTAAATTCTAACAACACAGCTTTCTCTCGGGACTATGATTTAAATCCGAAAATGAACTACCGGGAATATTCAAAACAAGTTCCAATTCAGAAATATGATGATCTTAAACCTTATATTGAAAGAATTATGAATGGTGAACAAAATGCACTATCTAAATCCAAAATACGAAAAATTAACCTAACGAGTGGAAGTTCCGATGCATCAAAACTAATTCCATATACGGACTACAGCGCAGAAGAATTTGCTAAATCCATTGGAGTATGGATGTATGGCTTGATTGAATATAGAAAATTAAATGTAGGTGGCAAATTTTATTTCTCAATTACACCATCAGGAATGGATAGTTATAATAAAAATGGAGTAAATGTAGGTTTTGATAACGACAGTGATTATTTCGGAATTATAGAAAAACATATAAGCCAATTGATAATGGTAACTCCTGATTCCATTTCTAAAATAAAAGATTTGAATCAAGTGATTCTATACACAGTTTGTTATCTTCTTCAAACTACAGATTTAGTCCTTATATCAATTTGGAATCCTAGCTTTTTACAAAGAATTTTGGATTATATTTTCTACAATAGAAAGCTAGTTTTCCAAACAATGAGAATTGTATTTAGAGATAAAATTTCGAAAAGAATTCAGTTTATTGAACAAACTTTAAATAACGCAAGGAAAGCAAACGAAGTGGATTGGCTTTCTATCTGGCCCCAATTAAAGATAGTAAGCACTTGGACAGAAAATCACGCTTTTCCATTTTTCCAAAACCTTAAGAGTTATCTTCCAAATGTAGAATTCGAAACAAAAGGAGTTGTGGCAACAGAAGGATTCATCTCGGTTCCGTTCTACAATTCCCAGAACAAACCGATCAATTTGTTGAGTTATACTTCTCATTTTTATGAATTTAGAAATAGAAAATCCGAGATACTTTTGATAGATGACTTATCGATCGGAGACGAAGTAGAAGTGATTATGAGCCTTGGAAATGGTTTTCATCGATATGCAATCGGTGATTGGTTTCGAATCAATGCTAAGATCGGAAATCTTCCAAGCATGGAATTTATTGGTCGAGAAGAATTCATTTCAGATCTATGTGGCGAGAAAATTAATGAGAATTTTTTATTGATAAATCTCGTCCCGAAATTAAAACAATTAGGAATCCTTGAGAAAGATTTCTATATTCAAGGAAATATAGAATACACAAAGGCTTATTATAATCTTTGCATTTTATCAAATGCTAAATTTTCACAGGAAAAATTACTAGAATTATCGAATCTTGCAGAACGTATATTACAGACGAATCCGCATTATAAATATGCGAGAGAACTCAACCAATTAGAAAAACTTCGAATCAAATTAATTGAATTTATGGAAATTGCGAAAACTGGACGAATTGCAACTTTTAAGAATCGAATTTTGAGATCCCCGAAAAACAATCAAGAAATCATTGAGTGA
- a CDS encoding cytochrome c biogenesis protein CcdA — protein sequence MIRNINFVLLICIFFITIAQTDRLSAQSSGVSTPTKKEFKNYSYQGRHSSIELYATTDSYILHLKPNAGWRIFWKNPGDSGSPLKINWMQYPEGWNGNWKWPQPNRIQTNEEVNFGYKDSIYLISDSAHNNITNSEKTLSGEFRWMVCKEECETENAEITALDISKNPGMLSKLNSEISNLSHHYPIQKDPNWKFGFRTTSDKYIIELDFQNSDLDIKQSENPNIDFFPDDPGSVSAKLLNIRKVSDSVWEMDLSKPDHLESEPEILSGLLVIGDKSFDISIGKESSYFFIQAIIFAFLGGLLLNLMPCVFPILAMKAMSVVGSNNLLTKDRRKDSFFYAMGIIVFFWILFFVFAALKSGGSALGWGFQLQNPAFLFLLVLLFVFMGFQMLGWLEFSVGVSGKISQLTEKKGGSGSFFSGGLAVLVATPCTAPFMGTALAFALSESIWIGFPIFTALGLGMAIPIVVLQNSSFIAKRIPKPGPWMETFKEFLAFPLFLTAVWLLWILTGITDRNQGFFVLAGIIILVFILWAVKKVQRPAIKAILFASFLATIVSLSYDLVISHSSKQSSLSGKNLLTNPDSILNFGNSNENSEFAYGFDNATPYSKQILMSALKTKSPVFFYFTADWCVTCKYNEKTVFNLHSVKNKFLTNEVIVIKADWTNEDPAITEALESYGRNGVPLYVFFPERNRKNPKILPQILTKEILTQEMRLTQ from the coding sequence ATGATTAGAAACATAAATTTTGTTCTCTTGATATGTATTTTCTTTATAACAATTGCACAGACTGATAGATTATCTGCGCAAAGTTCAGGAGTTTCAACACCGACGAAAAAGGAATTCAAAAATTATTCCTATCAGGGTAGGCACTCATCAATTGAGTTATATGCAACTACTGATTCTTATATACTTCATTTAAAACCAAATGCTGGATGGCGAATCTTTTGGAAGAATCCGGGTGATTCTGGTTCACCATTGAAAATCAATTGGATGCAATATCCGGAAGGCTGGAACGGGAATTGGAAGTGGCCACAACCTAACAGAATTCAAACGAATGAAGAAGTAAATTTTGGATATAAAGATTCTATTTACTTAATTTCTGATTCAGCGCATAATAATATTACAAATTCCGAGAAAACGCTCAGTGGTGAATTTCGTTGGATGGTCTGTAAGGAAGAATGCGAAACAGAGAACGCCGAAATAACTGCCCTAGATATATCGAAAAATCCAGGAATGCTATCTAAGCTCAATTCCGAGATTTCTAATCTGTCCCATCACTATCCTATTCAGAAAGATCCAAATTGGAAGTTTGGATTTCGAACTACATCAGATAAATATATTATTGAATTGGATTTCCAGAATAGTGATTTGGATATCAAACAATCAGAGAATCCCAATATCGATTTTTTTCCTGATGATCCTGGATCAGTTTCTGCGAAGCTTTTAAATATTCGAAAAGTTTCTGATTCCGTATGGGAAATGGATCTATCTAAGCCAGATCATTTAGAATCAGAACCGGAAATCTTGAGCGGTCTATTGGTTATTGGGGATAAATCTTTTGATATTTCAATAGGTAAGGAATCATCATACTTTTTTATTCAAGCAATTATATTCGCTTTTTTGGGTGGATTATTGCTGAACTTAATGCCTTGTGTATTTCCAATTCTCGCGATGAAAGCGATGTCGGTAGTTGGCTCTAACAATCTTCTAACAAAAGATAGACGAAAAGATTCATTCTTTTATGCAATGGGAATCATTGTGTTTTTCTGGATTCTATTTTTCGTTTTTGCAGCCTTGAAGTCGGGAGGATCTGCACTTGGATGGGGATTCCAATTGCAGAATCCAGCATTTTTGTTTTTGCTAGTTTTACTTTTTGTATTTATGGGTTTTCAGATGTTAGGCTGGCTTGAATTCAGCGTCGGAGTATCTGGCAAAATATCTCAATTGACAGAGAAGAAAGGAGGAAGCGGATCCTTCTTCTCGGGCGGCTTAGCAGTTCTAGTTGCAACACCGTGCACGGCACCGTTTATGGGTACGGCACTTGCTTTTGCTTTATCCGAATCTATATGGATTGGGTTTCCAATTTTTACAGCACTAGGTCTTGGAATGGCAATTCCAATTGTAGTCCTACAGAATAGTTCCTTTATTGCAAAAAGGATTCCAAAACCTGGTCCTTGGATGGAAACATTCAAGGAGTTCTTAGCATTCCCCCTATTCTTAACAGCCGTTTGGTTGCTATGGATATTGACTGGTATCACAGATCGCAATCAGGGATTTTTTGTCTTGGCAGGAATCATCATTCTGGTCTTTATTTTGTGGGCGGTCAAAAAAGTACAGAGACCCGCAATCAAAGCCATACTCTTTGCAAGCTTTCTTGCAACAATAGTATCTCTAAGCTATGATTTAGTGATAAGCCATTCATCTAAACAATCGAGTCTGTCTGGCAAAAATTTATTAACCAATCCAGATAGCATTTTGAATTTTGGCAATTCCAATGAGAACTCAGAATTTGCATATGGATTCGATAACGCGACTCCCTACTCCAAACAAATTTTAATGTCTGCTCTCAAGACCAAGTCTCCTGTCTTCTTCTACTTCACTGCAGACTGGTGTGTTACTTGCAAATACAATGAGAAGACAGTCTTCAATTTACATTCAGTAAAAAACAAATTTCTAACAAATGAAGTAATCGTAATAAAGGCAGATTGGACCAATGAAGATCCTGCTATCACAGAAGCATTGGAAAGCTACGGACGCAACGGTGTTCCACTTTATGTCTTTTTTCCAGAACGAAATCGAAAGAACCCCAAAATTTTGCCCCAGATTCTCACGAAAGAAATCTTAACGCAAGAGATGAGACTAACTCAATAG
- a CDS encoding LLM class flavin-dependent oxidoreductase: MKSLQTIPFSVLDLSPIVEGSNATESFRRSLTLAKRAEELGFNRFWVAEHHNMPGIASSATSVLIGYLASGTHSIRVGSGGIMLPNHPPLVIAEQFGTLESMYPGRIDLGLGRAPGTDGLTTKALRREQTIGGQEFPELLDELMFFFAEASPGQKVRAVPGYGIQIPIWLLGSSLYSAELAGRLGLPFSFAAHFAPELMNEAIEVYRKVFQPSQCLDEPYLMLGVNVIAAEKTDEAKDLATSQFMSFLHLIRGNPQPLAKPIPFDDLTKLWSPMEKSIIQSKLQTTFIGSRDKIQDELINFVDSTQADELIIHSMIYDLDAQIKSYEIIHSLKTSDKILEHA, translated from the coding sequence ATGAAATCATTACAAACAATTCCATTTTCCGTTCTGGATCTATCCCCTATAGTAGAAGGAAGCAATGCGACTGAATCCTTTCGAAGAAGTCTCACACTTGCCAAGCGAGCTGAAGAACTAGGCTTCAATCGGTTCTGGGTCGCTGAACATCACAATATGCCAGGAATTGCAAGTTCGGCAACTTCTGTATTAATCGGCTATCTTGCTTCAGGTACTCATTCGATTCGAGTTGGTTCCGGTGGAATCATGCTACCGAACCATCCACCTCTCGTCATAGCCGAACAATTTGGAACACTGGAATCTATGTATCCTGGAAGAATTGATCTAGGACTTGGTCGAGCTCCAGGAACAGACGGACTGACAACCAAAGCATTAAGAAGAGAGCAAACTATTGGAGGACAAGAATTTCCAGAACTTTTAGATGAGTTGATGTTCTTTTTTGCAGAGGCAAGTCCTGGACAGAAAGTACGGGCAGTTCCCGGCTACGGAATCCAAATTCCCATTTGGTTACTTGGCTCCAGTTTATACAGTGCAGAACTAGCTGGAAGACTTGGACTTCCTTTTAGTTTTGCTGCACATTTTGCTCCAGAGCTAATGAATGAAGCTATAGAAGTTTATAGAAAAGTATTCCAACCTTCTCAATGCTTAGATGAACCCTATCTAATGTTAGGTGTCAATGTCATAGCTGCAGAGAAAACTGATGAGGCAAAAGATTTAGCAACATCGCAATTTATGAGCTTCTTACATCTAATCAGAGGCAACCCGCAACCTCTCGCGAAACCAATTCCATTCGATGATCTCACAAAGCTTTGGTCACCCATGGAGAAAAGTATCATTCAATCCAAGCTTCAAACTACTTTTATTGGATCGCGGGACAAAATTCAGGACGAACTGATAAATTTTGTGGATTCTACGCAAGCAGATGAGTTAATCATCCATTCTATGATTTATGATCTTGATGCCCAGATAAAGTCGTATGAGATTATCCACTCATTGAAAACATCCGATAAAATTTTGGAACATGCCTAA
- a CDS encoding HD family phosphohydrolase, producing the protein MDIQSCSVFISNSLTGLVNKSQNYKIVDTNFSQEINDFNLEGINHSLFVLNLEEFLTHGKNIWNQIRIRPELNSKFVLLTDKPFDEKSLSIVPSDIVYLVLPTNVSKMQMLKVVESSFAIMDLEIRNVLLQSSLYINTQDIRRITTVGQALATEHDFGKLIELILLKARELTSADGGSIYLGERPSNGGEPTHLRFMRSVLLLDADEFLLPIDSKSIAGHVALTKKPLLIDDVHTIPNTSEYNYNSDFDKAHNYYTKSMMTIPMTNPAGEIIGVIQLINRKKNFNKKLTIEEMQGDEVIPFSEKDYELVSSVAGQAAVAIDNQRLLNDQRLLLESFIQLIAGAIDSKSPYTGAHCERVPILTMMLAEAACNANNGVFRYFNLNDTERYELKIAAWLHDCGKVTTPVHVMDKATKLETIFDRIELVRARIEILRRDAEIEFLKSQISSQQPNGNNATSSHTELQTSNNSLSQRYEFRLKEIDEMEKLLVKTNEGTEFLPDEVVERIKKISGIEIKVGGQIEPLLSKNETENLVIRKGTLIEDERLIINGHMVETIKMLEALPFPSNLKRVPEYAGGHHEKMDGKGYPKGLYGGDMSIPARIMAIADVFEALTAQDRPYKKGKPLSETMKIMGYMKMDNHLDPDLLDLFITSGVYREYAKKFLPEDLIDEVDESAILSIIPKPFNLPPKPERDQRWVGFLPEYQSRLTKGSSPFTYSRDDMKQIQS; encoded by the coding sequence ATGGATATACAATCTTGCTCTGTTTTTATTTCGAATTCACTGACAGGTCTTGTCAACAAAAGTCAGAATTATAAAATTGTTGATACGAATTTTTCTCAAGAGATCAATGATTTCAATTTAGAAGGCATCAATCACTCTCTCTTTGTTTTGAACCTAGAAGAATTCCTTACGCATGGAAAGAATATCTGGAATCAGATCAGAATTCGGCCTGAGCTTAACAGTAAATTCGTTCTTTTGACCGATAAGCCTTTCGACGAAAAAAGTCTTTCTATTGTTCCCAGTGATATTGTCTATTTAGTTTTACCAACCAATGTTTCCAAGATGCAAATGCTCAAAGTCGTTGAGTCTAGTTTTGCAATCATGGATCTAGAGATTCGAAATGTCTTACTCCAGTCCAGTCTTTATATCAATACTCAAGACATTCGCCGTATAACAACTGTTGGTCAAGCTCTAGCAACAGAACATGATTTCGGTAAATTGATTGAGCTAATTCTCTTAAAAGCACGCGAACTTACATCAGCAGATGGTGGATCCATCTATCTTGGTGAGCGTCCGTCAAATGGAGGAGAGCCAACACATTTACGATTTATGCGTTCGGTTCTATTGCTTGATGCAGATGAATTCTTGTTACCAATTGACTCTAAGTCAATTGCGGGTCATGTTGCACTGACTAAGAAACCCTTATTGATCGATGATGTACATACGATTCCCAATACTTCCGAATACAATTATAATTCTGATTTTGATAAAGCTCATAATTATTATACCAAATCCATGATGACCATTCCGATGACGAATCCAGCAGGAGAGATCATCGGTGTCATTCAATTGATCAATCGTAAGAAGAATTTTAATAAAAAGCTAACCATCGAAGAGATGCAAGGCGATGAAGTGATTCCTTTCTCTGAGAAAGATTATGAATTGGTCAGCTCAGTTGCGGGTCAAGCTGCCGTTGCAATTGACAACCAGAGACTATTGAATGATCAGAGACTTTTACTAGAGAGCTTTATTCAATTGATCGCTGGTGCCATTGACTCTAAATCACCATATACAGGCGCACATTGCGAACGTGTCCCCATTCTAACAATGATGCTCGCCGAAGCTGCATGCAATGCAAATAATGGAGTCTTTCGGTACTTCAACTTGAATGATACCGAACGATATGAACTCAAGATTGCAGCCTGGTTGCACGATTGCGGTAAAGTAACAACGCCTGTGCATGTGATGGACAAAGCAACGAAGCTTGAGACAATTTTTGATAGAATCGAACTTGTTCGAGCAAGAATTGAGATATTGCGACGTGATGCGGAGATCGAATTTCTCAAATCACAAATCTCATCACAACAACCTAACGGAAATAATGCTACTAGCTCCCATACTGAATTGCAGACCAGTAACAATTCACTATCTCAGCGATATGAATTTCGCCTCAAAGAGATTGATGAGATGGAAAAATTGTTGGTTAAGACGAACGAGGGCACCGAATTCTTGCCCGATGAGGTCGTGGAAAGAATCAAAAAAATCTCTGGTATAGAGATCAAAGTTGGCGGACAGATTGAACCATTATTATCCAAGAATGAGACAGAGAACCTTGTAATTCGAAAAGGTACCCTGATTGAGGATGAGCGATTGATCATTAACGGGCATATGGTCGAAACGATAAAAATGTTAGAAGCTCTTCCATTTCCATCCAACCTGAAGCGGGTTCCAGAATATGCTGGCGGTCATCATGAAAAGATGGATGGTAAGGGATATCCAAAAGGCTTGTATGGAGGCGATATGTCAATTCCTGCACGGATTATGGCGATCGCGGATGTTTTTGAAGCGCTCACAGCCCAAGATAGACCTTATAAAAAGGGTAAACCACTTTCAGAAACTATGAAGATCATGGGATATATGAAAATGGACAATCATCTTGATCCAGATCTTTTGGATCTATTTATTACTTCTGGTGTCTATCGTGAGTATGCGAAGAAATTCTTACCGGAAGATTTGATTGATGAAGTTGATGAGTCAGCAATTCTATCCATCATTCCGAAGCCATTTAATCTTCCACCGAAACCAGAACGGGATCAGAGATGGGTTGGATTTCTTCCAGAATATCAGAGTCGGCTTACGAAGGGCAGCAGTCCTTTTACTTATAGCCGGGATGATATGAAGCAGATTCAATCTTAA
- a CDS encoding LIC_10421 family protein has protein sequence MKNLIKTTIATIVALGLSFTSLSAIDQSTKLKMMEEAIVESAATPAQKSVVSNYMNNVAKEKLELAQSLRDRANSPKAGKVAYKNAEKRDLLKKAARLEAEAKNYQNF, from the coding sequence ATGAAAAACCTAATCAAAACAACAATCGCAACTATAGTTGCTCTCGGACTTTCCTTCACAAGCTTGTCAGCTATCGATCAAAGCACTAAGCTTAAAATGATGGAAGAAGCAATCGTGGAATCAGCTGCAACACCAGCTCAAAAATCAGTTGTTTCTAACTACATGAACAATGTAGCTAAAGAAAAACTAGAGTTGGCTCAAAGCCTACGTGACAGAGCTAACAGTCCTAAAGCAGGTAAAGTAGCTTACAAAAATGCAGAAAAAAGAGACCTTCTCAAGAAAGCTGCAAGACTAGAAGCAGAAGCAAAAAATTACCAAAACTTCTAA
- a CDS encoding dihydroorotase gives MKRTLITNAQCINENKIYTADVLIEGERISKIDRNGIDPSKYPGSTVIDASGKYLLPGVIDTQVHFREPGLEYKEDLWYGSHSAVSGGTTSFMEMPNTNPQTLTQELLEKKYEAASKRSFCNYSFFMGTSNNNLEEVLKTDPTNVCGIKIFMGASTGNMLVDNPEILRSLFSKNNPDIPISLHCEDEPTIRRNIEEMKAKYGENVPIEMHPIIRSEEACYLSSSFAVSMAKEFNTRIHILHLTTEKEMALLDPNQNLREKRITAEVCVHHLWFSEKDYKTKGAYIKWNPAIKKESDRLGLWKALKEGKIDVIATDHAPHTIEEKENTYFKAPGGGPLVAHSLIAMLEFYKKGEIQLEFIVNKMCHAPAEIFRIKERGYLREGYFADLTLVDLEAEWQVSKSNINYKCGWSPFEGDSFHSKVVGTFVNGNLVYKEGVWSEPGLGKRLEFDRSK, from the coding sequence ATGAAAAGAACCTTGATCACTAACGCTCAATGCATCAATGAAAACAAAATTTATACAGCTGATGTTCTCATAGAAGGGGAGAGAATATCTAAGATCGATAGAAATGGAATCGATCCATCCAAATATCCTGGATCTACTGTGATTGATGCATCAGGCAAGTATTTATTGCCAGGTGTGATAGACACACAAGTTCATTTTCGCGAACCCGGACTAGAATACAAAGAAGATTTATGGTATGGTTCACACTCGGCAGTATCGGGTGGAACGACCTCCTTTATGGAAATGCCGAACACCAATCCTCAGACTCTAACTCAAGAGTTACTCGAGAAAAAATACGAAGCAGCGTCAAAGAGATCATTTTGCAACTATTCATTCTTTATGGGAACTTCGAATAACAATCTGGAAGAAGTTCTTAAAACGGATCCGACCAATGTGTGCGGGATCAAAATTTTTATGGGGGCGTCGACTGGTAATATGTTAGTCGACAATCCAGAAATTTTAAGATCACTGTTCTCGAAAAACAATCCTGATATTCCAATCTCTCTCCACTGCGAAGATGAACCTACTATTAGAAGAAATATCGAAGAGATGAAAGCAAAATATGGAGAGAATGTTCCAATCGAAATGCATCCGATCATTCGATCCGAAGAAGCCTGCTATCTATCTTCGTCCTTTGCTGTTTCTATGGCAAAAGAATTCAATACTAGAATTCATATTCTCCATTTAACGACCGAGAAAGAAATGGCGCTTCTTGATCCAAACCAAAACTTACGTGAGAAAAGAATCACAGCAGAAGTTTGTGTTCACCATTTGTGGTTCTCGGAGAAAGATTATAAAACAAAAGGAGCCTATATCAAATGGAACCCCGCGATAAAAAAAGAATCAGATAGGCTTGGTCTATGGAAAGCTCTAAAAGAAGGCAAAATCGATGTTATAGCAACCGATCATGCACCGCATACGATTGAAGAAAAGGAGAATACCTATTTCAAAGCACCAGGTGGTGGTCCATTGGTTGCCCATTCACTTATAGCAATGCTAGAATTTTATAAAAAGGGTGAGATTCAGTTAGAATTCATTGTCAATAAAATGTGTCACGCACCAGCTGAGATTTTTCGAATCAAAGAACGAGGTTATCTTAGAGAAGGATATTTTGCGGACCTCACTCTAGTTGATTTGGAGGCGGAATGGCAAGTAAGCAAATCCAATATCAATTACAAATGTGGTTGGTCGCCATTTGAAGGGGATAGTTTTCATTCGAAAGTGGTTGGAACATTTGTGAACGGGAATCTTGTTTATAAAGAGGGAGTATGGTCTGAGCCTGGTCTTGGCAAAAGATTGGAATTTGATAGAAGCAAATAA